The following coding sequences are from one Halorubrum sp. BOL3-1 window:
- a CDS encoding ubiquinol-cytochrome c reductase iron-sulfur subunit, producing the protein MSASDKYPSESGRRRFVKGVVGGAALAGVGAMGSATVNTLTTAGGVGGGSTVAKTIAHTGGPAPRGLPQIPVRVTDDGYIEGIWPDTTTVTQEGQEIEVAQQELGDSGVTYSGAWFQYCGVESQENVQPNFESDNLFRAASGPPYDWQSDTYSGGDRIHIDDFDDYTEWGNGIGSDGVGKPASTTWRSEDAETNLNAIVIRSPQIEEAAQNDAWLQASTDQGFMAYLNVCTHFCCIPGYKVLDESARYDASDGTYCVCHQSVYDPFVIEEALFIARPRPDE; encoded by the coding sequence ATGAGTGCGTCCGACAAGTATCCGTCAGAGTCCGGGCGGCGACGCTTCGTGAAGGGCGTCGTCGGCGGCGCGGCCCTCGCGGGGGTCGGCGCGATGGGGTCGGCGACCGTGAACACCCTGACGACCGCCGGCGGCGTCGGCGGCGGGTCGACGGTCGCGAAGACGATCGCACACACCGGCGGTCCCGCGCCCCGCGGGCTTCCGCAGATCCCGGTCCGCGTCACCGACGACGGATACATCGAGGGAATCTGGCCCGACACGACGACCGTCACCCAAGAGGGACAGGAGATCGAGGTCGCCCAACAGGAACTCGGTGACAGTGGCGTCACCTACTCCGGCGCGTGGTTCCAGTACTGCGGCGTCGAGTCCCAGGAGAACGTCCAGCCGAACTTCGAGTCGGACAACCTGTTCCGGGCCGCGAGCGGCCCGCCGTACGACTGGCAGTCGGATACGTACTCGGGCGGTGACCGGATCCACATCGACGACTTCGACGACTATACCGAGTGGGGCAACGGGATCGGCAGCGACGGGGTCGGCAAGCCGGCGTCGACCACGTGGCGCTCCGAGGACGCCGAGACAAACCTCAACGCGATCGTCATCCGCTCGCCACAGATCGAGGAGGCGGCCCAGAACGACGCGTGGCTTCAGGCCTCGACCGATCAGGGGTTCATGGCGTATCTCAACGTCTGTACTCACTTCTGTTGTATCCCGGGCTACAAGGTGTTAGACGAGTCCGCCCGCTACGACGCCTCGGACGGAACGTACTGCGTCTGCCACCAGTCGGTGTACGACCCGTTCGTCATCGAGGAGGCGCTGTTCATCGCCCGGCCCCGGCCGGACGAGTAG